One Bufo gargarizans isolate SCDJY-AF-19 chromosome 3, ASM1485885v1, whole genome shotgun sequence DNA segment encodes these proteins:
- the LOC122930594 gene encoding olfactory receptor 6B1-like: MANQTKSTVVEFVLLGFPGLAEKFYPVVSITIFLLYNLSLYANGIVIVLISLHEQLHQPMYVIAGNLAFSDLLFDTLTLPKIIAKYWFGHGSLAFAVCFLQLFFVHYLSVLDSFMILLMAMDRYVAICKPLRYHTIVSNRVVTILCLLIWVFAAIFGLVTITLGLWLPYCGPNGIKSCFCSLTPVAVLSCADSASVRRTGFIIALFVHVCPLSFIVFSYIISLSKLSSLGRSENWQKAFYTCTTHGFVIVLYFIPRLIVYTYNQVQLFPNADLNVLLICLYTFVPHFASPIIFCLRTEEIKRTLRNVLKRTITKKY, translated from the coding sequence ATGGCCAACCAGACTAAATCAACAGTTGTAGAGTTTGTCCTGCTTGGATTTCCAGGTCTTGCAGAGAAGTTCTATCCTGTGGTCTCGATAACCATCTTCCTTCTCTACAACCTTTCTCTCTACGCCAATGGCATTGTCATTGTGTTGATTAGCTTGCACGAACAACTACACCAACCAATGTATGTCATTGCCGGAAACCTGGCCTTCTCTGACTTACTTTTCGACACACTGACCTTGCCAAAAATCATTGCCAAGTATTGGTTTGGGCATGGATCTTTGGCCTTTGCTGTTTGTTTTCTCCAATTGTTCTTTGTACATTATCTGTCCGTTCTCGATTCCTTTATGATTCTGCTTATGGCCATGGATCGTTATGTTGCCATCTGTAAGCCACTAAGATACCATACCATTGTAAGTAACCGAGTGGTGACAATCCTGTGCTTATTGATCTGGGTCTTCGCTGCCATTTTTGGCCTAGTTACTATCACCTTGGGCCTTTGGCTACCCTACTGTGGCCCCAACGGAATTAAGAGCTGTTTCTGCTCTCTCACCCCTGTTGCTGTTTTATCTTGTGCCGATTCAGCATCAGTTAGGAGGACTGGGTTCATCATTGCCTTGTTTGTCCATGTTTGCCCGTTGTCCTTTATTGTCTTCTCGTACATCATCAGCCTCTCAAAGTTGAGCTCACTCGGGCGCTCAGAAAATTGGCAGAAGGCTTTCTACACCTGTACAACTCATGGCTTTGTCATTGTCTTGTACTTCATCCCTCGACTCATTGTCTACACCTACAATCAGGTCCAGCTGTTCCCCAACGCCGATCTCAACGTTCTGCTTATTTGTCTGTACACTTTTGTCCCGCATTTTGCCAGCCCTATCATATTTTGTCTTCGGACAGAGGAAATCAAAAGGACTCTGAGAAATGTGTTGAAACGAACGATAACCAAGAAATATTAA